The Pyrenophora tritici-repentis strain M4 chromosome 9, whole genome shotgun sequence sequence CTTTTTGCCACTTGTATGATGTTCGCTGTGCAAACTTCGCGCTCAAACGCGGTACCCAGTGCTGACAAGGTTACCCAATTTCTCTACTTCGGGGATCTTAGAGTTCCAGAAAGAGGCCATGATTCTAGGGCAAAAATGATCCATTCCTTTCTCTTCGCGGATGTTGGTGAAGGGTTGGCGGGGTCAGGTATGCCGAGTGGCCTTCACTTGGGCCGGCGTCGGATGCTGATGTGGGGGAGCGGGCTGCTATGAGCGCGGGGCAGACGTGTCTGCTATGAATGAGTTTGTGGGTTTGCTGCTGGCACTTCACTGTCGATCGCGAGTTGTTTCGCGTCTTCAGTGGGGGTGGGTTTTCTAGGTGTGTGTGTTTGTGTGAAAGGAACAAAGGGCGATCGGATGTGGGCTGGGCTTTGATGGTGCCGGCTGCTGTGCGTCATGACCCTGACTCAGGAAATAACCGTGGCTGAGCCTCGATTGAACTGTGGCGCAGTGCTCTGGACGCTGTCTATCATATCATCAGACCATCGGTATTACAGTAGTCTCACATGCTTCTTGTGCATAAGACGATGTCAGTAATTGCTTATGGCTTGGCAGTTGGTGTAGTGATCTCATTTTGATAGTGAGGCATTAGATCATGGTGCCCTTCGATCGGTAGTACCGAATTCCAGCTCTTTCTACCTGCTACCAAGCTTTACATCCCTGAGCATACCCTGTAGCAAACGGGTTCTGCAGACATGCTTGAGTTCAAGTCTATCTGCTTCTTGGTTTATCAAAATCTGTTTCATCCAGATGGTCAAAAATAAGGGTGTAATCTAGGAGCAAATGCATCTCTCTACTGAAAACTCGTGCATATTGAAACCAACAGCGCATGACCTACTACAGTTCAAAGCCAAACAAACAGCCTTGCACGAATGCCATTAGATTTATATGACAGTCATCTTCTCTTTATGTCAGAAGAGCCTAAGTAGCCGAGCAAAAATAGCCCACATTCCAGCCAGCTGAGGTGCGAAAAAAAAGTAGCCTATGCCGGCAAAAAAGATGCGCGAGCCATCAGACTCGAGTACTCAGCTGTGGACGGATGGATGATCGAAATCCAGACCTCCCGCAATTTTGCGTGATGCAAAGCGGGCGCTCTACCACTGAGCTATACGCCCTGTTGATATTGGGATTTTAATTCCTTATGCAATATATGACTGTCAACAGCATAACAAAGCAGCTACGTGTGTCGATAAATGGTAGCGGGCCGTATCCTGCAAACTGGAACTGCGAGTGGGGCCCTGGAACGGCGCGTTGCCGAAAGAACGCCGACCACTGCCCAAACCACGGGTCGATACCAAAATGTCTTGAACAGTCCACGCGTAAACAAAGCCACACTTCCACGTCCAAATCCCAAAGTCTTAATCATATCTCTGTCGCCAACACAAACACCAAGGATACACATGTAATCCTTGTCTAATCTTGAATTGCCATGGGAAACACGACAGTTCACCGGACTGCCAAGACCCTGTCGATCCGCTCCGCCCATGCCATCCCGACACGCGCCTGAAGCCGGCAACACCCTCCACCCAACCCACGCGCATGGCAGCGTCACTGTACCTCCAACGTCTTGACCGACCATGAAGTTAGGAATCGCCTCGGCATGGCAAACCACAgccatcttcttcctcctcaGCGGCGCCGCCCAAGCCAGTCTGGGTGACCGACTCCCTGAATTCAAGGCCTGCGTGAAAGTCTGCGAGAGTTCCAATTGCGGCGACAATGCTACTCCGATACGTACGTTTTTTGCATCTTCCAAAAAAGAACGACGGACGTGTGGTGGGCGTTTGGAAGAATCGAGGGCTGATGATTATGATATGTAGCTTTACACCGTCGGCTCCTCCTTTGGGACTGTCCCTCTGAATGCGATTATACATGCCAGCATATTATAACTGAGCAACGGCTCGCGCGCGATCCGCCCTACATGCAACCCGTCACGCAATTCCACGGAAAATGGCCTTTTTACCGCCTCATGGGTATGCAGGAACCGTTTAGTGTCCTCTTCTCTCTGTTCAACTTCCTCGCGCACGACTGGGGCATGTCGCAGCTGCGCGACAAGATACCGGCATCGTATCCACTGCGGAAATATTATCTCTGGTTTGGCTATGTGGGCCTGGCTAGCTGGACTTTCAGCATGATATTCCACACACGCGACTTTGGGTTGACGGAGAAGTTGGATTATTTTGCCGCGGGCGCGAATGTGCTGTATGGGCTTTATTATGCGCCTATTCGTGTGTTTAGGTTGGACCGCAAGGAGCCCAGGAAACAGAGCTTGTTGAGGCTGTGGACGGGCCTTTGCATCTTGTTGTACACACTGCATGTGTTGTACCTTTCGCTGTGGTCCTGGGATTACACCTACAACATGGCCGCCAATGTTGCCGTCGGCGTAGTGGCAAACTTGCTCTGGAGCGGGTTTAGCTACGTGCAGTACCAGAAGATTGGACGGACGTGGGCTGTGTGGCCTGGTCTTTGCGTAGCCTGGATCATCATGGCAATGAGTCTCGAGTTATTGGATTTCCCACCGTGGATGGGCATGATTGATGCGCACAGTTTGTGGCATCTGGGCACTGTGGTGCCAACGGTTTTATGGTACAAGTGAGTTGCTACATGCCATTACTTGTGGTTCATGAACTAACAGATGATCCAGCTTCCTCGTTAGAGATGCCCAAGAAGATATAGCAGGTACGCGCAAGGACGGATGAGAGAGACTCTCTGAGAACTTTACCATCCGAATGTATACCAAGTACCGTCGCTTACACATGTTCGTCCCAGGAAAATTGCCTCTTGCCGGATACACTGGCACTGGCGATCGAAAAGATTGAAAGCCCACGCTTTGTTGCCCCCCTACCAGTCTTACGCATATGCACTACTCGCTCTGTACAAGACACTATAGAATGGTATATTCTTATAGTAAAATTACACAAGGCTACAATACATACAGCTTTCATATCATATCATTATTCATCAACAGGTGAAAAAAGCAGAAACCATTTTAATATCTCCTAGTCATCTGGAATCCCCAACGTCCCTCTCGTCCACTCCCCACCATTCAACCCCCTCGTAAACGCCGTAATATCATCCCCCTCCGACTGGAAAAACACATACAAACTATCCCACAGCGTCCTACCCCCCCTCCTTCTCCGCAAACGCCGTAACTGTCAAATGCGTACCCCCCCAACGCCTGCACAGGCCCCGCCGGATCCGTAATCGCAAAACTACTCTCATCCCCAATAGACTCTGTATTCTCCGCCGCAAACGTAACATTGTACCCGCGAATTGTGCGATCCGCCATCTGCGCGTAGAAATACGTTGTATACCCCAGCGACGTGATGGGGTGGACATTCTGTATAGCAGCTTTGGTCGCATTTTGCCACGAGTTGATCGGGTGAGTGTCCGTTGATTCGGCGGTAATGTTTGTGTCTTTCCACCACATTTCCACGGTTTTGGCTTTGTTGCTGAACATGGCGTATGTGGTGTTGCCCTGGCCCCAGCTATAACAGCCCACGCCGGCGTGGGCGTTGAAACCATTCCAGCGCTGGATGTGCACCCAGCTGTCGTTTTCTTGGCCAGAGTACCATGCGTATTGCTCAAAGCTAGTTTCGTCGACGGGGAACCAAATGTTCATTCCTTTGGAACCGGCAAAGGGCTGCGTGTTTGGCGCGCCAGAGAATGTGGGGAATTTGGTGAAGTCGTTGTCACCGTAGAAGTTTCCTTTCCAGCAGGCTTGTAGGCCGACGGTAGGGGCATCGTAGGCGGTTAGGTTGAGGGTGTTTAGGGGGCCGGGGGCCCAGATGGAGGAGATGTTCGACTGAACGGTTTGGGCGACTGTATTGGATTTGGTGATGTAGAATATGTGGAACTTTGATTCACTGTGAGCGAGTACATATATAGGGGTTCTGGGGCCTTACATATTGTGTTTGGTTAATGGCAAAGGAGACGGCGGATATAGGTGTTGCGGGTTTCGCATCGTAAGCCACAGTCTGCGCTTTGGTGCCGCCTACCCATTTCCGGTCCGTCGTATACTGCATGAATCGAATGTCGCCCGTGTGGTGCTGGAAGTAGAGGGTAAAGATCCTGCGTTGGCCTTTATTCCACGATTCGCCCGCGAGAGCAATTCCCGTGCCGTTGAAGACACCCCTTTTGGAAAAATACTTTTCGTTGAGAGCGCCGCCAACACAGAACTCCGGGTTTTTTCGACAAACGGGGTTTTTTATTTCATCACTTCCACGCAATATGTCAGCGTCTTTCGCGGCGGACATGAAATGGGTGGACTTACCTATCTTTTTGCAAACCGAGTCCTAAACCGAGTCCCAATGCTAGGGCCAAGATAGCAATGACGATAAATCCGAGAAGAATAGCTAAATTCCGCCTCTTCATACCACATGTTCTCTTATCCTTGGGTCCAGTGGGTATACTAGGTAGAGGTTCCGCGGCTTCAGGGGCATCATACGGATCAACGTGTTCCTTGAACCCATATGGTCTTGCATATGGCGGCGCTGTACTCGTATCTTCAGTGGGTGCATATGATGTCGGTCGACCGAACTGTCCAGGCACAACTTGTGGGGCGGAAAAGTCTGGCGTGACTATTGCGCTTGCAGGACTTCCCATTGACATGTGTGTAGACGCGCTGACCGGCGTGTACATTGGTGTTCCGACTGGCATGTGTGGTGTCTCTTTCTCATTCGAATATCTGTTTGTCATTAGAATCCCATTCACTGAATCTTTTGCGCCGTACACAATTTACTCCTCTTCCACAGCACAGCCACCTCTCAAAGTTTTCGTAGCACACTCTGCAAGACACGGATTTTCACCCACATTTTTCTATACGAAGCTGTCTCATTCGCCGGTAGTTCCTGTGGAAACTGCCTGCCATAATCCCGTTCCTCGGACAATGGAGCCGACAAAACAGTCGGAACAGAACTTCTGCTTATCCCAGAATACGATCTTCCCAATTCTCCCGGTGGATACATTTGCCCATTCTGCAGCGGTGGCGACACCGGCGGCGAcggaagaggaggaggagacGGAAACTGCGGAAGAGGAGGCGAAGAAGGACTCCTCATTCTATCCTCGCGATAGCTCGTACCATCCCGGTGTTCCATTTTCGACAGTTCCAATTTCACTCAAGTCATgggaaagaaagaaagaagaacAAAGAAATTCGAAAGAACCAAACGACAGACGCAGATCTTTTGAATACGAGTCCAACACGGAAAGGGGATGCCCACATCGTAAGCCCAATAAACCTGCATATGCACCCGTGCGGGCGATCGTAATACCTATCTGGAGATACGCCGCGCGACGACCGTGAACGCTGCAGGGCCAGGCCTAGGTCAGCCGTCAGACAGGGTGTACACACCATGCCCGCGTACCAAACTTTGTTTCTCAGGCCAGAAAACTACAAAGGCCCACCCTTGCATCACCCTTCTGTGCGTGCGCGCGTGTATCCAATTGCACGACAGCGATGGGTTACAGCAAACAAGTCATCGTAAGACAGATTGCTCTCGGCGGGGGCTTTTATAACAGCTGAGCTCTGCTGAGCCCCAACTTGTGTGCTTCTTCACAGCCTCTACGCTGTTGTACAGTCATTCTGCAGATGGGGGAATTTTTCCCGCCCCATGGCTTGCTATCAGCATCCGTTTTCGGCAGGGTATGCGCACTGCACTGTATGTACTCCGTCAGTTTGAGAAAAGGAGAAAAATCCCAATCCGGGCATACGCAAATGGCATTTCTTCGATATCGATGTCAATGTCGTCAAGTCGCTGCAGGAATACGGACGATTTGCAGTGGCTAGGACTAGGGCGCCGTGCTTGGACGTCGGCTTGTTTAGTTCCAAGCCTTTCAGTTCTAAAATCAGACCGAGTCGTTGAAGTCCGTCCTCATAACCAAGACGCTAGCAACCAACTAGCGACTTAGCTCGTTGTCTGCCAGGGCTGAGAAGCCGACATGTCTAACATCTGCTGATGTCAACTTTCAGTCATGAACATGAACTCCTGACTTTTGCCCTATCTTGCATTGAAACCTTCGACTTCCAGAGCTGTACTTAGAGAATCGGTTTCCTTCACTCACTTCCCAATGCCAGTCCAAATGGGATCTAAGTGGAAGGTCACCGTTATACGCTATCGAGACGACGGGACCACCTAGCGATCCAGCCCAACGCCGTCGGCTGTTAGGGCTGAGAAGCTAAGATGTCTGATGTCAGTCCAGAAGCCTTTGAGTGCTTTAGTCGGCTTTCCTTCGTAAATACGCACTCCTCGCCACCTAACGCTCCCTCCCCGGTTCCTCCTTCTCCATGCCTCATCCCCACAGCCACCTCCACCAATTCTCCCCCTCTTCTTCCACcattcttctttcttttccCCTCCATCCAAACCTTAAACCCCTTCTAGCGGCACGCAACTACCCACTAGCACACGTCACGCAGAACGCAGGCACCAGACAAACAACCCAGTGAGCTTCTGGACCAGAGTATGGTACCACTGCCATCATAGGCTTGTTGCGTAGAAAGCTGAGCTTTTACGGGAATGTGCGTGAATGTGAGGTTGAGAGTTTAGATGAGTTTAAGTGGTGCTGGCTAGGCCCGTTAGGGATGCAGGAAGAAGTGTTTCTTTACACTTGGAGTTATGTAGGTACGAGTTTCTTTCTATATCTGTTGGTACGATTGCTGGATCATAGAAGACATATAGTCCATAGCGTGAAGACATAGTCATAAACATAGACGACGACCTTGGTAAAACGAGGATAATCTTCCAACGGATAGACAGACAGACATATACAGTCTCTATCACTCCCACCCATCATTATCATGTACAAGACTCCCTAGAAGAAGAAAAACCaaacaagaacaacaacaTCCAATAACGGAACATTGGTGCTCAAAGACTATGCACCACAATAAAGCGTCACGCCTGACCCACTGACTTGGATATAACCCACCCACTCCACCCCTCTTGCATCCCACATCCAAGAGAACGGTGGAGAAAAACGTAAAGCCATATCATATCATACCATACGTACATCCATCCAACCTATCCAACCCGTCCCATCCATCCATTCATTCATTCAATGCCCCAGAAGAACCAGCAGACTCCCTCTCAGGCCCAACCCGAGATCCCAAACCCAGCCTCCCAACCTTCACCGGAATGGCATACCCAAACCCACCAGCACCACCGAGAGCGCGCACAACTGGAGGCCAGATATTCTACTCCTGTGACCTTCCACCGCCCATGCGCTCAATGTTGGAGAGTAACCGGCTCTTACCGGCGTTGCTCTGACTCCTGTTGAGTGCGGAGTTGTTGCCTTGGAATTTGATGCCTCCTGGACCGCGAAGACCGGATGGTTTGGCGATGCCGCTActgctgctggtgctgttACCACGCTCGTGCGTAGGGCCGCTCATTGAACTGCCTGGACGGCCGCCTCCGAGAGAGGATCCGGGACGGGCGGGGGCGGGGCCTCCAGCGAGGAAGCCGGTGCTGCGCATTGCTTGCTGAGGAGGAggagcagcagcagcagcagcagcagcttGTTGCTGAGGCGCAGTAGGTGGTGCAGGCGCCATTTGCGAACGACGGAGGTCTTCTTGTTGTAGCTCTTCCATCTTTTCGCCGCACATGGAAAGCATTTGTTCTGCGGCAGCGACCAATTCGCCCTTTTCGATGCGCTCGGCTTCAAGGTCTTCGACGAGAGAGTCGTGGGATTTGCGGAGTGATTGGAGTTCCGACTGTAGGCCGGCAAGTTTAGCCTTGAGATTCTCAATCTCTGCTCGTTGTGCCTCCAGCATCTGAGCATCTTCAGCATTCCGCGTCGGTTTGGATGGCGAAATTAGACTATCGTCGTCGTTTTCACCAGGGCTGATCTTGCTAAAGGTGTTGTCGCGTTTCTTCTCTGCCTCCTCGACTTGTCGTTCGAGGCGAGTGATTTGCACCCGGAGCTCCTTGCACTTTTCGTCGGCCTTCTTCTGGTAGTTGTCCTTGAGTGCCTTGATCTTCTTCTCGTGCTTGGCTTTATAGGCTGTGTGTAAGTCGCGCGCAACTTCATTGACCTTTTCAGCAATAGCAGACTGACACTCCATCTCTGAGTAGATCTTCTTGTTTTCATCTCCCTCATCGTTCTGGATGAATGTGGTCATATCCACGTTCTTGCTTTCAGCTTCAATGACCTTGGTCTCGAGCTCAGACGAACGGTTCTCGGCGTCCTCTGCACGTCTCTCAGCCTCAGCCAATCTCGCGAGGAGGTCTTCACGCTCAGCATCGTTGCGAGCCATTTCTGACTGAACGTCTTGTAGTAGCCTCTGAACCTCTTCTCCCTTTGATTTCCAGTCTACCATCTGAGTCTCTGCATATTCGCGCGCGGAGCGCTCTTCACGAACTGTCTCTTGTGCCTCGCCAACACGGCGCTCAGCATCGGCGATTGCTTTGGAGAGGGCACCAATCTCAGCTTCCTTCCCTGACAAGCTAGCAGTGAGCGAAGAGACTTGGGATTGGAACTGAGATTTGACAGACTCCAGCTCTCGAATGGTGACAGTCGGTAGAGACCGCGGTGTTGGTGGAGGAGGTAGTTCAAAGTCCAGTAAATTCAGCATTTGCCGGCTCTGGCTTGGGGTGCTTGGTACTTGTGAACCACCCTTTGCCGGCGATCGTTGGCTCTGGTAATAGGAGCGGAGGTTGGGCTCTGTTGTGGACTTGTTCGGCGTGGGACGTACGCGCGACGAAGAGCCGTGGCGGGATGAAGAGAATGACTCAATCTGTGCAGTAAAGTCCAGAAGGAGATTTGTGGTGTCATTGTCCTTGTAAGATCGACGGGGTGTAGGGCTAGGCGTGCGCTCTGCGCGGCGGACTGTGGAGGGTGTCATCTGAGCGCGGGCGCGAGGTGTAGCCTGTAGAGTTGTTAGTTTCGAATCTTGCTGTCTTCTGGGAAGTTACTCACGTCTGGCGCTTCGCTCTTGGCAGGGCTCTGCTTTAGAGATGCAAACTTGGTCATGTCTATTCCAGGCATCTCGGAGAAGGAGGTAAAGCAGGTATCGTCAAAATCCAACGACGTGGGCTCGGGGCCGTCCGGGTTGAAGTCTGTGTTGTCCATGCCGAAATCCACCTCGTCATTGTAATCCCGCGAACTTGGCCTAGCAGAGCTTCCGTAGCTTTCCATGGGTGTCTCGTCCATGAATTTCATAGCGGCGGTCAAGCCTTCGTTATCGCGAAGGGGCCTCTGTTTAAGAGGGGATGAGGCCGGCCGTTTCGATGGGGTTATCGAATTGGATGGGGAGTGCTCTGCGATCGAAGCCTTGCGTTGAACCGAGGCCGACGGGGTATATGAAGATCTCGATGGAGTTTCCCCTCTGTGGGAGCGGCTGCTCATTAAAGACTCGGACCGCTCTCTAACAGTTGACCTCACTGGAGTGTTGCTTTTCCTTGGAGTTGAAGCGCTAGACTTGGGCTCAGCATCCTCGTAGTCATCCATGAGGTTCTTCACCGGCGACGTCTTCATCGGGCTATTGCGCTCTTTCAGCCCAAATCTCTTCTCAGGCGATACCCTGAAGGCGGATTGGGGAACATTATCGTCCAAGTCGACCAGCGACTTCACCGGTGTCCGCACAGCATTTGGCGCAATATTTTCCTGATCATCCGCCACAATTTCGATGTGATCCAGGAATGGCGACGAAGGAAGGTCGTGGGACGCCATGTCCATATCCTCGTCCATTATGATGGCGTCGGCGTTGGCGTTCATCTTCTCTGGCGACAGGTGCGACATGGAATCCGCCATGTGTGCGATTGGCGAAATGTTAATTCTGTTGAGGGTTAGAGTAATGGTGCATAGCGCATCACGGTCTGGCCACTGTGTTGTGGTGGTTGTTTACACGTCCGTGCACATTGTTGCTCTTCCCGATGTGGTAACCCCCGGTTTGGCCGAACAAAACGCTAGGCCTGTTCACAGCAACGCACCCTGGTAAATATTGAGAAGCGCAACCAACGCCGCCTCACCCGTACTGGATTTTGTCTATGTTGTTTCTAACGCGAATACAATGACGCCAATAACTCTAATAATTGATAGCCCCTCTTAATGCGCCGGCCAACCTTTGATACTCCTTTAGCAGCTCCTCTACCTCCTTCAACTTCAAGTCTTGCGCATCTTTAGCTTCTACAAACCGCTTCATAGGCGGTGGTGTTTTCTTTAGTTGCTCCAACGCAGCGACTGCCCTCACACCCTTTTCATCTGCTTGCAACATGTCATTTGTGTTTGATCTGCTCAGAGGCTCAGGAGAGGGTGACGCCTTGGCCTGTTCCTGGACTGGTGATGCCAGAACAGGCGTCGTACTGCTACTCACAGCACGCGCGAAGCGAGGTAGTACGTTTATACCAGAAAAGCGGTTGAGGGGGTTGAAAGTATTGCCCATGTTGCGAAGAGAGTCAACAGCGGACGTGTTTGCCGCTGGGGGTTCAGTCTTGACCGCCGCTGGCGACGCTGCCTTCTCTTCGGCTGCTGGTGTAGATGCAAAAGCGACTCGTCGTCCGCTCGTGCTGCCACCCGACTTTGTAGAATCGACACTACGATCTCTGATCTGTCTCTTGCCAGCAAATATATCCGCCATCTTCGCATCCAGCCCTAATCCCCTATTGCTTGAAGTCTCGTGATGCTCCTCACCCTGAATTGAGCTGGAAGCGCTGACGCTCAAATTGTCTTCATCCCTATGCTCGCGAGTAGGAGAGCTCACAAGTTTCATTGCGTCTTCTAGCGTCTTGGGCAGTACCGGCTGTTCTAGAATAGGACTACCTGGGTGTTTGTCTCTAAGACCACCGAAGAAGAACTTGAAGCTTGTGTCTAATGTAGTATTTATTCTCCCTAATGCTTGATCGGCTGAATCAAGGATAGAGTCTCGAACTGCATCAGAGGCAGCTTCGATCTTGTTGGTCTGTGACTGAATAAGGTTGCTCAATCGCCGCTGAGCTTTGTTTGTAGTTGGACTTGAGGGCTCCTTCGGAACGGACCTTGCTATGGGGGTAGCAGGAGTCTGTATCAGGTCTGGTGCTTCAGATAGACCCAAGGACATGGGTGTAATCTCTTGTTTTGGGGTTGATGGCCGCGAATCCTGCTTCTTGTGGGCGGCCTCCTCTGCCCGTAACGAAGAGAGGTCAACGGTTTCTAGAAACGCGATGGCGGCTTCAAGATTTACCAAACAATATGCCGTCTCGCCATCCATCCGGCTAGAGCCCCTAAAGCGCTGGATAAAGTTCAAATCGCTAATAACGTTCAAGTAAACAGGTGGCATAGTGATGAGTGCGTAGATGAGAGTAGGGAGAATCTCGTCAGCAGACGAAGTTGCAGGGAATATCTTGGAGAGGGCTTCGACGATGGATTTGTGTGCCGCAGTCAGATGTTGAACCTTTCCGAGAGGGTATTTCTCGTCGTTCATCTTG is a genomic window containing:
- a CDS encoding PER1, membrane protein, producing the protein MKLGIASAWQTTAIFFLLSGAAQASLGDRLPEFKACVKVCESSNCGDNATPIPLHRRLLLWDCPSECDYTCQHIITEQRLARDPPYMQPVTQFHGKWPFYRLMGMQEPFSVLFSLFNFLAHDWGMSQLRDKIPASYPLRKYYLWFGYVGLASWTFSMIFHTRDFGLTEKLDYFAAGANVLYGLYYAPIRVFRLDRKEPRKQSLLRLWTGLCILLYTLHVLYLSLWSWDYTYNMAANVAVGVVANLLWSGFSYVQYQKIGRTWAVWPGLCVAWIIMAMSLELLDFPPWMGMIDAHSLWHLGTVVPTVLWYNFLVRDAQEDIAGTRKDG
- a CDS encoding Fungal-lectin domain containing protein, with the translated sequence MPVGTPMYTPVSASTHMSMGSPASAIVTPDFSAPQVVPGQFGRPTSYAPTEDTSTAPPYARPYGFKEHVDPYDAPEAAEPLPSIPTGPKDKRTCGMKRRNLAILLGFIVIAILALALGLGLGLGLQKDSDEIKNPVCRKNPEFCVGGALNEKYFSKRGVFNGTGIALAGESWNKGQRRIFTLYFQHHTGDIRFMQYTTDRKWVGGTKAQTVAYDAKPATPISAVSFAINQTQYFHIFYITKSNTVAQTVQSNISSIWAPGPLNTLNLTAYDAPTVGLQACWKGNFYGDNDFTKFPTFSGAPNTQPFAGSKGMNIWFPVDETSFEQYAWYSGQENDSWVHIQRWNGFNAHAGVGCYSWGQGNTTYAMFSNKAKTVEMWWKDTNITAESTDTHPINSWQNATKAAIQNVHPITSLGYTTYFYAQMADRTIRGYNVTFAAENTESIGDESSFAITDPAGPVQALGGLYVFFQSEGDDITAFTRGLNGGEWTRGTLGIPDD